The genomic segment GCCATATTTGAACCCCAACAAACAACAGTATCAGTAAGTTCAATATCATCATAACAACCACTTGGTTCATCAATCCCAAATGTTTGATAAAATCCAACAACCGCACTTGCCATACAGTGTCTTGCATTTGGATCAATTGCATTTGATCTAAATCCAGCTTTCATCATTTTTAAAGCAGCATAACCTTCCATAATAGTATATTGACCACTTGCAAATACACCAATCCCTTCAGGACCTTTCTCTTTTAGAGCTTTTTTGATATGAACTTCCATCTCATCGAAGGCTCTTTTCCAAGAAATAGGAGCGAAATCACCTTTTTTATCAAATTCACCTTTTTTATTTACTCTTAAAAGTGGAGTTTTAAGTCTATCTGCTCCATACATAATTTTTGCATTAAAATATCCTTTTATGCAATTAAGTCCTCTGTTAACTGGAGCTGCTGGATCTCCCTTAACTGCAACAATTTTTCCCTCTTTTGTTGCAAGCATAATTCCACAACCTGTTCCACAAAACCTACAGGCTGCTTTATCCCAACGCCAACCACTTTCAGCAGTGTTTGCTTGTGCTTTTAAGTCTGTTGGTACACTCATACCAATAGCTGCTGCTGCACTTGCTGCTGCTGAACTTTTTAGAAAATCTCTTCGTGAAAGTGACATTTCTACTCCTTTTGAAATAAATTTATAAACAATAAGATAGTACTAGGATGTAGATATAAAAAGTTTGACCGATGTCAAACCTTTTTAGTATTTAAGTCAAGATTAAAACTTTTTAATTAAATTTTAACTCTTTTTTTCTGCAAAAAGGATAATTTTTTCAAGTTCATTTTTAAGTTCATTTAATCTTTTACTAGAGTGTAGAAGTTGTTCTTGTGTTTGTATTGCAATATCTTCACTTTTGTTTAGCTGTTTTGATATTTCACTTTTATTTTGAAGTTCATTAATGATTTCATCAAACTCATTTGTAATCTCTTCTAGTTTATATGAAGCATTTTTTGATTGTTCTAACGCACTATTTGAGTCAATTATTGCACTATTTATTTTGTTTAAAAATCTATTAAATATATTTGAAGCCTCTATTAGTTCACCTTCAGCTTCGATTTTTATAGGCTTTAGAGGCTCTTCGAAATTTTGTTCCATAACTTTTTTTGACTCTTCTATAAATTTTAGAGCATTTTTTTCCATAATTTTTAATTCAAGAAAACTATAAATAATTAAAAATAGAATTAAAATTGCAAAAAAGTATTGGCTATTTTTTAGGAATCTTATCTTTTGTTCACTGTTTATAGTGTGAAGACTAACTAGTGCATCTACTTCATAAAGAAGTTCTGGATTGGTTTCATATATTACATTTACAATATTTTGTAGCTCTTGTTGGTTACTATTATTTTGGATTAACTCTTTAAATTTAACTATATTTTGATAAAAAATTGACCATAAATATTCTATTTGCAACATTTGTCTATCTATTTGCATATTTGGAGCTTCTTTTAATTTTGATAAACTATTTCCACCTTTTAAACTTTCAAGATTGTATATAAACTCTTCAACACTAGAATCTAACTCATTTTGTGAAGATTTTGGATTTGAATATAAGTAGAAGATATTTTTTGAAATATTTTGTGTAAGCATTCTTTGTTTACCAGCAATATTTACAATCATTGCATCTTT from the Aliarcobacter cryaerophilus ATCC 43158 genome contains:
- a CDS encoding type IV pili methyl-accepting chemotaxis transducer N-terminal domain-containing protein, which gives rise to MKKSNISTKIKVIGILFALLMTSIIATTIYLNNKNEKDAMIVNIAGKQRMLTQNISKNIFYLYSNPKSSQNELDSSVEEFIYNLESLKGGNSLSKLKEAPNMQIDRQMLQIEYLWSIFYQNIVKFKELIQNNSNQQELQNIVNVIYETNPELLYEVDALVSLHTINSEQKIRFLKNSQYFFAILILFLIIYSFLELKIMEKNALKFIEESKKVMEQNFEEPLKPIKIEAEGELIEASNIFNRFLNKINSAIIDSNSALEQSKNASYKLEEITNEFDEIINELQNKSEISKQLNKSEDIAIQTQEQLLHSSKRLNELKNELEKIILFAEKKS